Within the Corynebacterium tuberculostearicum genome, the region GCACGCGCTCTACCGCCTGTGCCTGCGCTTGCCCGGGCGCGTCGATAACGCTCGCTTTGAGGCTGCCCGCTTTATCGCCCCGCTTTTCGCCGTGACCCTAGCCGGCTTTCCCCAGATGGAGAAGTTGCAGTTCCACGTTGCCATGCTTCTCGATACCCCCTTGGCCTCCTACTCCGGTTTCTTCGACGATCTTCTGGAACACGCTGAGTACGGCGCCGCCGAAAGGCTGGCGAAGCTCCACGGCGAGGTAGTGGTGGGAACTTCCGATATTGTCACCCCGCGTTCGCAATCCGAAGTGCTCTGTGAGAATTGGCCCGCCGCGAGCTTGCAGACGGTGGAAGGCTCCGGGCACATGGTGATCCTCGAAGATCCTGAGGCCATCTCCGCGGCGCTCGGACGCGTCCTCGACGCGATATAGGCAGGCTGCTCGATAGAGCCACTCTCGAGGCATGAAAAAGGGCGCCGCGGCGGGAAGCCGGCGGCGCCTTACTTGTTTTGGTGCGGGGCTAGCCCGCACCAATGCGGGAATTAGTCCTCGATGTGGGTGGTAGCGGTCGGATCATCCAGCTTGAGATCCTTGGCTGCCTTCTCCACAACGGAGCGCTCAATCTTGCCCTCGCGAGCCAGGCCATCGAGTACGGCGACGACGATGGACTCGGCATCGATGTTGAAGTAGCGGCGTGCGCCCTCGCGAGTATCAGAGAAGCCGAAACCATCCGCGCCCAAGGTGATGTAGGTACCTGGGACGTACGGGCGGATCTGCTCCTGCAGCTCGGTGGTGAAGTCAGAGACGCCAACGAACGGACCCTCGTAGCCCTTGAGCTGGGAGGTAGCAAATGCCTCGGTCGGCTCCTCGCCCTTGCGCAGGGCCTCCTTGTTGCGGCGAGCACCGTCGCGGGCTAGCTCGTTCCAGGAGGTGACGGAGAAGATGGAGGCCTTGACATCGAAGTCGTCGGCAAGCAGCTGCTGCGCGCGCAGCGCCTCGTGCACGCCCACACCGGAAGCCAAGATATTGGCAGCAATGGAGCCGCCCTCGGCGGTGTTGAAGTGGTAGATGCCCTTGTGCAGGCCCTCCACGTCCAAGTCCTCCGGCTCGGCCGGCTGGTGCACCGGCTCGTTGTAGACGGTGAGGTAGTACATGATGGCCTCGTTGTCCTCGCCGTACATGCGCTCAATACCGCGGGAGACCAGGTGCGCAACCTCGTAGCCGAAGGCCGGGTCATAAGAAACCACGGCCGGGTTGGTAGCGGCCAGGACAGGGGAGTGGCCGTCCATGTGCTGCAGGCCCTCACCGGTCAGGGTGGTGCGGCCGGCGGTAGCGCCGATAATGAAGCCGCGGCCCATCTGGTCACCGGCCGCCCAGAAGGCATCGCCGGTGCGCTGGAAACCGAACATCGAGTAGAAGATGTACAGCGGAATCATGGCCTCGCCCTGGGTTGCGTAGGACGTTGCTGCCGCGGTGAAGGAGGCAGCGGCGCCGGCCTCAGAAATGCCCTCGTGCATGATCTGGCCGTCGGTGGCCTCGCGGTAGGAGAGCATCAGGTCATGGTCAACCGGCACGTAGTTCTGGCCGCGCGGGTTCCAAATCTTCATGGTGGGGAACCAGGAGTCCATACCAAAGGTGCGGGCCTCGTCCGGAATGATCGGCACGACGCGCTTGCCCAGCTCCTTGTTGCGCATGATCTCCTTAAAGGTGCGCACCAAGGCCATGGTGGTAGCTACTTCCTGCTTGCCGGAACCCTTGCGCACGGAGCGCAGCTTATCCAGTGCCGGTGCCTCGAGCGGGGTGAAGTCCTCACGGCGCTCCGGCAGGAAGCCGCCGAGCTCTTTACGACGCTCCAGCATGTACTTGATCTCCGGGGAATCCTTGCCCGGGTGGTAGTATGGCGGCAGGTACGGATCCTTTTCCAGCTCCGCATCGGAGAACGGAATCTCCTGCTTATCGCGGAAGCGCTTCAGGTCATCCAGGGTCAGCTTCTTCATCTGGTGGGTAGCGTTGCGGCCCTCGAAGTTGTGGCCCAGGCCGTAGCCCTTAATGGTGTGCGCCAGGATGACGGTTGGCTTGCCGGTGCCCTTGTTCTCCAGCGCACGGGCATAGGCGGCGTAGACCTTGCGGTAATCGTGGCCGCCGCGGCGCAGTGCCCAAATCTCATCATCGGACATGTCCTCTACCAGCTTGGCCGTGCGCTCATCGCGGCCGAAGAAGTGCTCGCGCACATAGGCGCCATCGTTGGCCTTGAAAGTCTGGTAGTCACCATCGGAGGTGGTGTTCATGACGTTGACCAGGGCACCCTCGGTGTCCTTTTCCAGCAGCTTATCCCAGCCGCGGCCCCAAATAACCTTGATGACCTCCCAGCCGGCGCCGCGGAAGAAGGACTCCAGCTCCTGGATGATCTGGGTATTGCCGCGAACCGGGCCGTCGAGGCGCTGCAGGTTGCAGTTGACCACGAAGGTGAGGTTATCCAGCTCGTAAAGGGAAGCGATCTGCAGCAGACCGCGGGATTCTGGCTCGTCCATCTCGCCATCGCCCAAGAAAGCCCAGACGTGCTGGTTGGAGGTGTCCTTGATGCCGCGGGTCTCCAGGTACTTATTAAAGCGTGCCTGGTAGATAGCGTTAATCGGGCCCAAGCCCATAGACACGGTGGGGAATTCCCAGAACCATGGCATCAGGCGCGGGTGCGGGTAGGACGGCAGGCCCTCGCCCTCACCGCGGGAGACCTCTTGACGGAAGCTGTCCAGATCCTTTTCGGTCAGGCGGCCTTCCATGTATGCGCGCGCGTACATGCCCGGGGAAGCGTGGCCCTGGAAGAAGACCTGGTCGCCGCCCGAAGGATCGTCCTTGCCCTTGAAGAAGTGGTTCAGGCCGACCTCATACAGCGGGGCCGCGCCTGCGTAGGTGGAGATGTGGCCGCCTACGCCAATGCCCGGGCGTTGTGCGCGGTGCACCATGATGGCTGCGTTCCAGCGGATCCAGCGGCGGTAGCGCTTTTCCAGCTCCTCATCACCTGGGAACTCCGGCTCCATGGTGGTGGGGATGGTGTTGACGAAGTCCGTAGACGTCAGCGATGGCATCTCAACGCGCTTCGCAGTGGCGCGCTCGAGCAGGCGCAGCATCAGGTAGCGTGCGCGCTCCGGATCGGAGTGGTCCAGCAGACCATCGAGGGAGTCCATCCACTCGCGGGTCTCTTCTGGATCATTATCGTGAAGATACGATGCAACGCCGTCGCGGATGAGGGGGAAGTTGGAGTCGCCCTGGTGGGCGTCCTTCTCGGCCATTTAAACCTCCTATTTAAGGGTCTGCACAGTTTGCCTACTAGGATACGCGCTCACAGATCCACAGTCGTTGTGAAGTCCGACTTAAGGGGGCGTGCGGTACGTTACATCGCCATAACCAGTATCTTTGCAAAGTTTGTTGGGGTAAAAGAGGGTAGTTTGCTAACTCTGTGGAGCCAGCTGCGCTGGCGGTAGGGCCTGCAAAATGGGGGAATTGCGGCCCTTAGGCGGGTAAAAGAGGCCGGTGGGCGTTAAAATACTTCTATTAAGCCGCGATTTACCCGCAGGATGTGGGCGATACGCGGACCAGACATTCACTAAATTAGGAAGGAAATGCATAGTGGCTGACGCTGCAGTCAAGCTCGGAATCAAGGAAGGGCAGATCGCCCTGGAGCTTGGTTGGGACGAGGATTGCGATACCGCGATCTCTGAATCGATCGAGGCCGTGCTCGGCGATGACTTCTTGGAAGAAGAAAATGACGAGCTGTGCGATGTAGTTCTTCTTTGGTGGCGCGAAGAAGACGGCGACCTTGTGGATGGACTGGTGGACGCGAGCCGCCCGCTGGCCGATAACGGTGCAGTCTGGCTGCTTACCCCAGGTGCCGGCAAGCCAGGAACCGTAGAGCCTGGGCTCATCTCTGAGTCCGCTCAGCTGGCAGGCCTAGTGCAGACCAAGGCGGAGCGCCTAGGCGAGTGGCAAGGCTCGTGCTTGGTGCAGCGCGGCTACACCAAGAAGTAGGGCTTTACCTGCCGATTTGTGTTGCTTTAGCAACCTGCGCTACTGTTTCTAACAGCGCAAGAGCGCATGCGGCTTTAGCTCAGCTGGAAGAGCAATTGGTTTACACCCAATAGGTCGGGGGTTCGATCCCCTCAGGCCGCACAACACAGACCGCCTCTCGGATTGGTTTCCGAGAGGCGGTCATTTTTGCGTAGGTGGGCTGAGGGTTAAGTAGCAGAATGTGTGTCCGCTCGGCGTGTCGCGGGCGGGTACACGGTTAGTTACTTCATGGGGCCTTTTCTGATTCCTATCGAGTGTTCGTACTCGGTTGGGATAGCGTTGTCGTAGAAGGCTGGTCGTCCTGTTTCCTGGTCGGCTTTGTTGTGGTCTTCTTCGGCAAGATCGTTGACTTTGGCGAGTTGATCTTGGCCAAAATTGCACTGCCTGGCGATTTTTAGCGGATCGTCAGGCAGTTGCTTTTTGGTGTGGAGGTACCACTCGAGCATTTTTCGTTGGCGTTCCCCAGACCTGCCTCGGTGCGCATCGGCGATGCGTTTGAGCTGGGCGTTGATGCCGCCTTCAAGACTGTTTGTCGTTGAAGCCCAGCGTTGAGGATCAAGCGCATGCGGTGGTGGCTGCAGGTAGGTAAACAGCCAATTGTTGCGCGATAGGTGCAGCAGTGAGTTGTAGGCTTTGCGTACCCGCAGGTGAGTCCATTCCCACTGGTTATTGAGTGTTCGGCGCTCTTTTGGCACGGATGTTTTCTCGTTGAGGAATGTTTTGAATACCTGACCGAAGTCGTGCAGGCGCAGCGTCCACTCCCGTGCCTGGTCGAGCGTGGTGACACGGGTTAGTTTCAACGCCAGTGTGTAGATGGCTTTGCCGGCGTCGGTACGCGGCCGCGAGGTGGTGTAGCGGCGGATGACGCGTTGCGCATGAACGAGGCAACGCTGAATCATTGCGTTTGGCCAGCAGGCTTTAATCGCGGTGAGTGCGCCTTGTCCGCCGTCGAGGACGACGCAGAGCGGCTCGGCGATTTTGCGAAGTAGCTGCGTGTATGCGTGGGCGGTTTCGTGTTTGGTCCAGTGCCACGCAATGACGTGGTCGCGGCTGGCTGCCACAAGCAGACAGCCAGCTGCGGTGTAGGTGCCGTCGATGAAGATCTGATCGTAGACGCGCTGCAGGGCACCGTCGTTGGGGATGTCGATGAGCCAAAACGGTTCGAATCGGCGATCAAGCGTCCAGCGACTCACCCTTTGTTGCCCGGCGAGTTCAGACAACGTTGCTGTGGAGGTGGCATAGGAGACGAAGGCTTTAAAGTTGCGGGCCTGCGTGCGATCGGTGCGGGTTCGTGTTGTGGAGCTACCGCAGTTCGGGTCTTTGCACCGCCACCTGGTTGTGCCTTTGGATGTGGTTCCGTTTTTCTTCATTTGCCCAGTACATACCGGGCATCGTGGCCTGTTTTTACTCACCCGGAAAGCACACCAACCCCCGACTA harbors:
- a CDS encoding IS1249 family transposase; translation: MSKNRPRCPVCTGQMKKNGTTSKGTTRWRCKDPNCGSSTTRTRTDRTQARNFKAFVSYATSTATLSELAGQQRVSRWTLDRRFEPFWLIDIPNDGALQRVYDQIFIDGTYTAAGCLLVAASRDHVIAWHWTKHETAHAYTQLLRKIAEPLCVVLDGGQGALTAIKACWPNAMIQRCLVHAQRVIRRYTTSRPRTDAGKAIYTLALKLTRVTTLDQAREWTLRLHDFGQVFKTFLNEKTSVPKERRTLNNQWEWTHLRVRKAYNSLLHLSRNNWLFTYLQPPPHALDPQRWASTTNSLEGGINAQLKRIADAHRGRSGERQRKMLEWYLHTKKQLPDDPLKIARQCNFGQDQLAKVNDLAEEDHNKADQETGRPAFYDNAIPTEYEHSIGIRKGPMK
- a CDS encoding DUF3052 domain-containing protein codes for the protein MADAAVKLGIKEGQIALELGWDEDCDTAISESIEAVLGDDFLEEENDELCDVVLLWWREEDGDLVDGLVDASRPLADNGAVWLLTPGAGKPGTVEPGLISESAQLAGLVQTKAERLGEWQGSCLVQRGYTKK
- the aceE gene encoding pyruvate dehydrogenase (acetyl-transferring), homodimeric type; the encoded protein is MAEKDAHQGDSNFPLIRDGVASYLHDNDPEETREWMDSLDGLLDHSDPERARYLMLRLLERATAKRVEMPSLTSTDFVNTIPTTMEPEFPGDEELEKRYRRWIRWNAAIMVHRAQRPGIGVGGHISTYAGAAPLYEVGLNHFFKGKDDPSGGDQVFFQGHASPGMYARAYMEGRLTEKDLDSFRQEVSRGEGEGLPSYPHPRLMPWFWEFPTVSMGLGPINAIYQARFNKYLETRGIKDTSNQHVWAFLGDGEMDEPESRGLLQIASLYELDNLTFVVNCNLQRLDGPVRGNTQIIQELESFFRGAGWEVIKVIWGRGWDKLLEKDTEGALVNVMNTTSDGDYQTFKANDGAYVREHFFGRDERTAKLVEDMSDDEIWALRRGGHDYRKVYAAYARALENKGTGKPTVILAHTIKGYGLGHNFEGRNATHQMKKLTLDDLKRFRDKQEIPFSDAELEKDPYLPPYYHPGKDSPEIKYMLERRKELGGFLPERREDFTPLEAPALDKLRSVRKGSGKQEVATTMALVRTFKEIMRNKELGKRVVPIIPDEARTFGMDSWFPTMKIWNPRGQNYVPVDHDLMLSYREATDGQIMHEGISEAGAAASFTAAATSYATQGEAMIPLYIFYSMFGFQRTGDAFWAAGDQMGRGFIIGATAGRTTLTGEGLQHMDGHSPVLAATNPAVVSYDPAFGYEVAHLVSRGIERMYGEDNEAIMYYLTVYNEPVHQPAEPEDLDVEGLHKGIYHFNTAEGGSIAANILASGVGVHEALRAQQLLADDFDVKASIFSVTSWNELARDGARRNKEALRKGEEPTEAFATSQLKGYEGPFVGVSDFTTELQEQIRPYVPGTYITLGADGFGFSDTREGARRYFNIDAESIVVAVLDGLAREGKIERSVVEKAAKDLKLDDPTATTHIED